One region of Juglans microcarpa x Juglans regia isolate MS1-56 chromosome 7S, Jm3101_v1.0, whole genome shotgun sequence genomic DNA includes:
- the LOC121240543 gene encoding 50S ribosomal protein L4, chloroplastic, producing the protein MATSTALPLFSFFSSSIFLSSSHQTPKLSSLTFRPSSLKTSTKPLSVTSELATLPVLSFNGEKIGETHLDLRSAPPDTARAVVHRAIVTDLQNKRRGTASTLTRSEVRGGGKKPYPQKKTGRARRGSTRTPLMPGGGVAFGPKPRDWSIKINRKEKRLAISTAMSTAAINTVVVEDFGDKFETPKTKDFIAALKRWGIDPKEKSMFLMTEVSDNLRLSSRNIGTLKMLTPRTLNLYDILNSDKLVLTPAAVDYLNSRYGVNAYEGEGEDEEDYEGDEGEEGQGTEADTNSDATE; encoded by the exons ATGGCAACGTCCACAGCACTCCCATTGTTCTCATTCTTTTCCTCCTCgatcttcctctcctcctcccacCAAACCCCAAAGCTGTCTTCTTTAACCTTCAGACCCTCTTCGCTCAAAACCTCAACGAAACCCCTCTCGGTTACCTCCGAGCTCGCCACCCTCCCAGTCCTCTCCTTCAATGGCGAGAAGATTGGCGAGACCCACCTCGACCTCAGGTCTGCCCCACCGGACACCGCCAGAGCCGTTGTTCACAGAGCAATCGTCACGGACCTTCAGAACAAGCGTCGCGGCACAGCCTCCACGCTCACTCGCAGTGAGGTTAGAGGCGGCGGCAAGAAACCCTACCCGCAGAAGAAGACGGGACGGGCCCGACGTGGGTCCACGCGGACCCCTCTAATGCCCGGTGGAGGCGTGGCCTTCGGGCCCAAGCCCAGAGACTGGAGCATCAAGATCAATCGGAAGGAGAAGAGGCTGGCAATATCGACGGCTATGTCGACCGCCGCTATTAACACGGTCGTGGTGGAAGATTTCGGGGACAAGTTCGAGACGCCGAAGACGAAGGATTTCATCGCGGCGTTGAAGAGGTGGGGAATCGACCCAAAGGAGAAATCGATGTTCTTGATGACCGAGGTCTCCGATAATCTGAGGCTTTCGAGCCGGAATATCGGTACGTTGAAGATGTTGACGCCGAGGACCTTGAATTTGTATGACATTCTGAATTCCGATAAGCTAGTGCTGACTCCGGCGGCGGTGGATTATTTGAACTCGAGATACGGTGTTAATGCATATGAGGGCGAGGGTGAAGATGAAGAGGACTATGAAGGAGATGAAGGAGAAGAAGGACAAG GAACTGAGGCAGATACGAATTCTGATGCAACAGAGTGA
- the LOC121240542 gene encoding uncharacterized protein LOC121240542, which translates to MASITMAFAPAAAAGRVFAATAAKGAGGSKEEKGILDWILGGLQKEDQLLETDPILKKAEEKNGGGAAAGGKNSVAVPQKKKGGFGGLFAKNE; encoded by the coding sequence ATGGCTTCTATAACGATGGCATTTGCTCCGGCGGCAGCAGCAGGAAGAGTGTTTGCGGCAACGGCGGCAAAGGGTGCCGGCGGAAGCAAGGAGGAGAAAGGGATTCTGGACTGGATTCTGGGAGGTTTACAGAAGGAGGATCAGCTGCTTGAGACCGACCCAATACTTAAGAAGGCGGAGGAGAAGAATGGTGGCGGCGCTGCCGCTGGGGGCAAGAACTCTGTGGCAGTCCCGCAGAAGAAGAAGGGTGGCTTTGGAGGGCTCTTTGCTAAGAACGAATAA
- the LOC121240540 gene encoding uncharacterized protein LOC121240540 has product MAAIVTCFSKFLSIFLLLLHLGCFIFSTTTDRRHSRRCKSSHLISLPSHSKPNRAYSSRSFFKRIFSSIYCKTSGSPQTHPTTLTTLSSGRSSQHSVLPIIPPESPLSHYSFQESDISFDNPFFPLRNDIFPCTACGEIFPKPHLLEQHQAIKHAVSELVDGDSGKNIVRIIFQTGWTDDVKSIKINRILKIQNSPMILSKFEEYRESVKAKAARIDGVRRRDERCIADGNELLRFHCSTFICDLGLNGNSGVCDRQYCSVCEIIKSGFSPKLDGISTLSTSWSAHVAIPEEIEEFRLLNVKRAMLVCRVVAGRIGCEPDDEVDKEDGGFDSVIGRGAHSRMDDEELLVFNPGAVLPCFLIVYTA; this is encoded by the coding sequence ATGGCAGCCATTGTGACATGCTTCAGCAAGTTCCTTTctatcttcctcctcctcctccaccttgGTTGCTTCATTTTCAGCACCACCACCGACCGCCGTCATTCGAGGAGATGTAAATCGTCTCACCTGATCTCTCTCCCCTCCCATTCAAAACCCAACAGAGCCTACTCCTCTCGGTCCTTCTTCAAACGCATCTTCTCCTCCATATACTGCAAAACCAGCGGCTCCCCTCAAACCCACCCAACAACTCTTACCACCCTATCATCCGGTCGATCATCCCAGCATTCCGTACTCCCCATCATCCCACCAGAATCCCCCTTATCGCATTACTCTTTCCAAGAATCGGACATATCATTCGATAACCCATTCTTTCCCCTCCGTAACGATATCTTCCCATGCACAGCCTGCGGCGAAATCTTCCCAAAACCTCATCTTCTTGAGCAACACCAGGCGATCAAACACGCTGTTTCGGAGCTCGTAGATGGTGATTCGGGAAAGAACATCGTCCGTATCATATTTCAGACTGGTTGGACCGACGACGTGAAGAGCATAAAAATCAATCGGATTTTGAAGATCCAAAACAGTCCGATGATACTTTCGAAGTTCGAAGAGTACAGAGAGTCTGTGAAAGCTAAAGCCGCGCGAATCGACGGCGTTCGGAGAAGAGACGAAAGGTGCATAGCCGACGGTAACGAGCTGTTGAGGTTCCACTGCTCGACGTTTATCTGTGACTTGGGACTCAATGGGAATTCCGGCGTTTGTGACCGTCAGTACTGTAGCGTATGCGAGATTATTAAGTCCGGGTTCTCACCCAAGTTGGACGGAATTTCCACGCTATCAACGAGCTGGAGTGCACACGTGGCAATTCCGGAGGAGATCGAGGAGTTCAGGTTATTGAACGTGAAGCGGGCAATGCTGGTTTGCAGGGTCGTGGCGGGTCGGATCGGGTGTGAGCCGGACGATGAGGTTGACAAGGAGGACGGCGGGTTTGACTCGGTGATCGGGAGAGGGGCCCACTCGAGAATGGACGACGAGGAGCTGCTAGTGTTTAATCCAGGGGCCGTGCTTCCTTGCTTTCTGATTGTTTATACTGCGTGA
- the LOC121240541 gene encoding probable anion transporter 1, chloroplastic — protein MSIAILPMSAEFNWNPATVGLIQSSFFWGYLLTQVAGGIWADTVGGKLVLGFGVVWWSIATALTPIAAKLGLPFLLVVRAFMGIGEGVAMPAMNNILSKWVPVAERSRSLALVYSGMYLGSVTGLAFSPFLIHQFGWPSVFYSFGSLGTVWVSVWLSKAYSSPLEDPELLPEEKKLILSNSVSKEPVKTIPWGLILSKPPVWALIVSHFCHNWGTFILLTWMPTYYNQVLKFNLTESGLICVLPWLTMAFSANLGGWIADTLVSKGLSVTRVRKIMQTIGFLGPAFFLTQLSHVNSPAMAVLCMACSQGTDAFSQSGLYSNHQDIAPRYSGILLGLSNTAGVLAGVFGTAATGYILQHGSWDDVFKVSVGLYLVGTVVWNLFSTGEKILD, from the exons ATGAGCATTGCCATACTTCCGATGTCAGCAGAGTTCAATTGGAACCCAGCGACAGTTGGCCTGATACAGTCTTCTTTTTTCTGGGGCTACCTTCTTACTCAG GTTGCTGGTGGCATTTGGGCAGATACAGTAGGTGGCAAGCTGGTCCTGGGATTTGGTGTAGTTTGGTGGTCGATTGCTACAGCTCTCACTCCCATTGCTGCTAAACTTGGATTGCCTTTCCTTCTTGTTGTTCGTGCTTTCATGGGTATCGGTGAG GGTGTTGCTATGCCTGCCATGAATAACATTCTGTCAAAATGGGTTCCAGTAGCAGAGAGAAGTAGATCATTAGCATTGGTGTACAGTGGGATGTACCTTGGATCAGTCACTGGCCTGGCCTTTTCACCGTTTTTAATCCACCAGTTTGGTTGGCCATCAGTCTTCTACTCCTTTGGTTCTCTAGGAACAGTTTGGGTTTCTGTGTGGTTAAGTAAG GCATATAGTTCTCCTCTTGAGGATCCTGAGCTGTTGCCTGAAGAGAAGAAGCTGATCCTTTCCAACAGCGTTTCCAAGGAACCTGTTAAAACAATACCTTGGGGACTAATTTTGTCAAAACCACCTGTATGGGCCCTAATAGTGTCTCACTTCTGTCACAATTGGGGAACATTTATTCTTCTGACATGGATGCCAACCTACTATAACCAA GTCCTGAAGTTCAATCTTACAGAATCAGGCCTTATTTGTGTTTTGCCTTGGCTTACAATGGCATTTTCTGCAAATCTTGGAGGCTGGATTGCAGACACGCTAGTTAGCAAAGGTTTATCTGTGACAAGGGTTCGCAAA ATCATGCAAACAATTGGATTTCTTGGTCCTGCTTTCTTCCTAACTCAGTTGAGCCATGTTAATTCTCCTGCAATGGCTGTTTTGTGTATGGCATGCAGCCAG GGTACTGATGCATTCTCACAGTCTGGTTTATATTCAAATCATCAAGATATTGCCCCTCGATATTCC GGAATATTGCTTGGTCTATCCAATACTGCCGGAGTACTGGCAGGTGTGTTTGGAACTGCAGCAACGGGCTACATCTTGCAACATG GTTCATGGGACGATGTATTCAAGGTTTCTGTTGGGCTATACTTGGTTGGCACTGTAGTTTGGAACCTTTTTTCAACTGGGGAGAAGATCTTGGATTAA